Proteins encoded within one genomic window of Neodiprion fabricii isolate iyNeoFabr1 chromosome 6, iyNeoFabr1.1, whole genome shotgun sequence:
- the LOC124184622 gene encoding LIM/homeobox protein Lhx9-like isoform X1, whose amino-acid sequence MPARLSRQQNRTESGIVQITMTMDVSKSETNKNGSTQQECAGCGKTITERYLLKALDLFWHEDCLKCGCCDCRLGEVGSTLYTKANLILCKRDYLRLFGNTGYCAACSKVIPAFEMVMRARANVYHLECFACQQCNHRFCVGDRFYLCDNKILCEYDYEERLVFANMALHPPASLAHIKRQLPPTPTPSGQNMHPSHSPMQHPHQPPGPMAQAIGHHNHISNGQISGGPPNMNGTIGGPRGPGDMNNNGLSGPGIGSVKPPPMSMPAPTS is encoded by the exons aaagTGGTATAGTTCAGATCACGATGACGATGGATGTGAGCAAGTCGGAGACTAATAAAAATGGCTCCACGCAGCAGGAATGTGCCGGGTGTGGGAAAACTATTACGGAAAG GTATCTACTCAAAGCCTTGGACCTGTTCTGGCATGAAGATTGCCTGAAATGTGGCTGCTGCGATTGTCGGCTGGGTGAAGTCGGCTCGACCTTATACACGAAAGCGAACCTCATACTCTGCAAAAGAGATTACCTCAGGCTCTTCGGTAACACCGGGTACTGTGCAGCTTGCAGCAAGGTCATACCGGCCTTCGAGATGGTGATGAGAGCCAGGGCGAATGTGTACCATTTGGAGTGCTTCGCGTGCCAGCAGTGCAACCATCG ATTTTGCGTCGGGGACAGATTTTACCTCTGCGACAATAAAATCCTCTGCGAATACGACTACGAAGAGAGGCTCGTCTTCGCGAATATGGCTCTTCACCCTCCCGCCTCGCTCGCACACATAAAAAGGCAGCTGCCCCCGACCCCGACACCCTCTGGACAGAACATGCACCCCAGTCACAGTCCGATGCAGCATCCCCATCAGCCGCCGGGCCCCATGGCCCAGGCGATTGGACACCACAATCACATCTCGAAC GGGCAGATATCCGGAGGTCCACCGAACATGAACGGGACCATAGGCGGGCCGAGGGGACCGGGTGACATGAACAATAACGGTCTGTCAGGGCCAGGAATCGGATCGGTAAAACCTCCGCCAATGTCGATGCCGGCGCCGACGAGCTGA
- the LOC124184832 gene encoding uncharacterized protein LOC124184832 produces the protein MTSRKSVSSLPTPNPDPKLKSRTDALTTEFQYYGAAIRNLAPALTNMQDRSRVLLWVNKLFGAEYHVEVLRDKRNRYLAAITVNLINDELTGVFDDDPPVGATRDMATMSVINAPYAEWELDTTWSEYVAALPDNYDEIPCSFHKPGEECLKDEVEMDEQLDNEFWFLMYQIRPYAALMPCRDARTKVAAWIQTLCRLGCKKCGRMKGLRNDYAYALYGYVHDLRVAGPFQDFPPWKDLKSLPEAAKLAAKRHPLTSPYSEEADNFMYAQPTPEEGAFCYIAVTGEFLNTESLLPP, from the exons ATGACGTCCAGGAAGAGCGTGTCGTCCTTACCGACTCCTAATCCTGATCCGAAACTCAAATCGAGAACGGACGCCCTCACAACCGAGTTTCAGTATTACGg AGCTGCGATCCGTAACCTGGCGCCCGCCCTAACCAACATGCAAGATAGAAGCCGGGTTCTTTTATGGGTAAACAAACTCTTTGGCGCCGAGTATCACGTCGAAGTGCTCAGGGATAAACGAAACAG ATACCTAGCTGCGATAACTGTGAATTTGATAAACGACGAATTGACCGGCGTCTTCGACGATGATCCACCGGTAGGCGCTACCAGAGACATGGCAACGATGTCAGTGATAAATGCCCCCTATGCGGAATGGGAGTTGGACACAACCTGGTCTGAATACGTGGCTGCGTTACCAGACAATTACGATGAG ATACCGTGCAGTTTCCACAAGCCTGGAGAAGAGTGTCTTAAGGATGAGGTTGAAATGGACGAACAACTCGATAAC GAATTCTGGTTTCTGATGTATCAAATTCGGCCATATGCTGCCCTGATGCCATGTAGAGATGCGCGAACGAAAGTTGCTGCCTGGATTCAAACTCTGTGCAGACTTGGTTGCAAAAAGTGCGGTCGAATGAAAGGGCTGCGAAACGACTATGCCTATGCGTTGTACGG ATACGTTCACGATCTACGCGTGGCTGGACCATTCCAAGATTTTCCACCTTGGAAAGATTTGAAGTCTCTTCCCGAAGCTGCAAA GCTCGCGGCTAAAAGACACCCGTTGACATCGCCCTACAGCGAAGAAGCCGACAATTTTATGTACGCTCAGCCAACCCCGGAAGAAGGCGCATTTTGCTACATTGCGGTTACCGGCGAATTCCTAAACACCGAATCACTGTTGCCTCCATAG
- the LOC124184622 gene encoding LIM domain only protein 3-like isoform X2 encodes MTMDVSKSETNKNGSTQQECAGCGKTITERYLLKALDLFWHEDCLKCGCCDCRLGEVGSTLYTKANLILCKRDYLRLFGNTGYCAACSKVIPAFEMVMRARANVYHLECFACQQCNHRFCVGDRFYLCDNKILCEYDYEERLVFANMALHPPASLAHIKRQLPPTPTPSGQNMHPSHSPMQHPHQPPGPMAQAIGHHNHISNGQISGGPPNMNGTIGGPRGPGDMNNNGLSGPGIGSVKPPPMSMPAPTS; translated from the exons ATGACGATGGATGTGAGCAAGTCGGAGACTAATAAAAATGGCTCCACGCAGCAGGAATGTGCCGGGTGTGGGAAAACTATTACGGAAAG GTATCTACTCAAAGCCTTGGACCTGTTCTGGCATGAAGATTGCCTGAAATGTGGCTGCTGCGATTGTCGGCTGGGTGAAGTCGGCTCGACCTTATACACGAAAGCGAACCTCATACTCTGCAAAAGAGATTACCTCAGGCTCTTCGGTAACACCGGGTACTGTGCAGCTTGCAGCAAGGTCATACCGGCCTTCGAGATGGTGATGAGAGCCAGGGCGAATGTGTACCATTTGGAGTGCTTCGCGTGCCAGCAGTGCAACCATCG ATTTTGCGTCGGGGACAGATTTTACCTCTGCGACAATAAAATCCTCTGCGAATACGACTACGAAGAGAGGCTCGTCTTCGCGAATATGGCTCTTCACCCTCCCGCCTCGCTCGCACACATAAAAAGGCAGCTGCCCCCGACCCCGACACCCTCTGGACAGAACATGCACCCCAGTCACAGTCCGATGCAGCATCCCCATCAGCCGCCGGGCCCCATGGCCCAGGCGATTGGACACCACAATCACATCTCGAAC GGGCAGATATCCGGAGGTCCACCGAACATGAACGGGACCATAGGCGGGCCGAGGGGACCGGGTGACATGAACAATAACGGTCTGTCAGGGCCAGGAATCGGATCGGTAAAACCTCCGCCAATGTCGATGCCGGCGCCGACGAGCTGA